One segment of Salvelinus alpinus chromosome 1, SLU_Salpinus.1, whole genome shotgun sequence DNA contains the following:
- the LOC139580173 gene encoding leucine-rich repeat-containing protein 3B-like — protein sequence MVQGLCTSRRVCLYPTMPLLAEWLLCHSLVACLLLHSLALSSTTAGLHGANTGCSESCYCSESADGGRVVRCSNMRLAEVPHDLPNDTRRLYLDGNLLTTIPANAFAGLPLLNELDLSHNELTQMEPGAFRGLVPSLRSLDLSSNRLTTLEPEVLGGLRAQANLTHNPWHCDCRLQVAMPRLDLEPASLAGVVCHTSEPKDVGVDTGVPFVMVAADLDLCAGLKRTTDVAMLVTMFGWFAMVISYLVYYVRHNQEDARRHLEYLKSLPSKLDRPEESSTLSTVV from the coding sequence ATGGTCCAGGGGCTGTGTACTTCTAGGAGGGTATGCCTGTATCCCACCATGCCGCTGCTGGCAGAATGGCTGCTGTGCCACTCCTTGGTGGCATGCCTGCTGCTGCATAGCCTGGCACTCAGCTCCACCACCGCGGGCCTCCACGGGGCGAACACCGGCTGCTCCGAGAGCTGCTACTGCTCCGAGTCGGCAGACGGCGGGAGGGTGGTGCGCTGCAGCAACATGCGCCTGGCGGAGGTGCCGCATGACCTGCCTAACGACACCCGCCGACTTTACCTGGACGGTAACCTCCTCACCACCATCCCCGCCAACGCCTTTGCGGGGCTTCCTTTGCTCAACGAGCTGGACCTCTCCCACAATGAGCTAACTCAGATGGAACCGGGGGCCTTCCGGGGTCTGGTCCCCTCTCTCAGGAGCCTGGATCTGTCCTCTAACAGACTGACCACCCTGGAGCCAGAGGTCCTGGGGGGCCTGAGGGCCCAGGCCAACCTCACCCACAACCCCTGGCACTGTGACTGCCGCCTCCAGGTGGCTATGCCTCGGCTGGACCTGGAACCGGCCTCACTGGCTGGCGTGGTGTGCCACACTTCGGAGCCCAAGGACGTCGGCGTAGATACAGGGGTGCCCTTCGTCATGGTGGCGGCCGACCTGGACCTGTGCGCAGGGCTCAAGAGGACCACGGACGTGGCCATGCTGGTGACCATGTTCGGCTGGTTCGCCATGGTCATCTCCTACCTGGTGTATTACGTCAGGCACAACCAGGAAGACGCACGGAGACACCTGGAGTACCTCAAGTCCCTTCCCAGCAAACTGGACAGACCAGAGGAGTCCTCTACACTCAGCACAGTGGTGTGA